The following are from one region of the Bacteroidota bacterium genome:
- a CDS encoding SpoIIE family protein phosphatase, with product MEDHPDIIKPVILLVEPDRVSLGRVRGLFGGVVQAYELIVAADADDLLRRLDRMVLEGVEIAMTIVSSDGNDQLAVRHLRRAYEKWPHGLRILITDGPENLDADEVEAAKIFRIFYRPLDEITFGLGLREASRFYLQQQEVTQKARILTELHRASMSITGEIQLHKLLHKLMRLVVENADARKGYILMEDADGRIFIEASGTPTEHATQTGRAEISDFSPVCPAVVEYVVRTRENIILHDALKEGNFLSHPYIRKNLCRSILCTPLIYQGKLYGILYLENSEKTHAFSNESLELLRLLTAPAAIAIQNAQLYSYMEAKVEERTREVKAQKEEIERSHELIRQKNDDIISSINYARRIQDAFLPSLEGIKKTFPQSLVYYKPKDIVSGDFYWFSRRLSKAIIAAADCTGHGIPGAFMTIMANTLLRQIVELEGIFKPDEILYHLNLRVRVALQQETESTEAGRRKNQDGLDIALLQVDTKRGKLQYAGANRPLLIVRANGEIEEIKGDKQGIGGYQIEEVASYTTHTLEMEAGDTVYIYSDGYPDQIGEEINKRFQGKRFQTFLQEIHDKDMEYQRLLLDAELRHWRGDMEQTDDVVVIGIRF from the coding sequence TTGGTGGCGTAGTGCAGGCCTATGAACTGATAGTGGCGGCAGATGCAGACGACCTGCTGCGCCGGCTGGACCGAATGGTGCTGGAGGGGGTGGAAATTGCCATGACCATTGTGTCCAGCGACGGGAACGACCAGTTGGCTGTCCGCCACTTGCGGCGGGCTTATGAAAAATGGCCGCATGGGCTACGCATCCTGATAACTGACGGGCCCGAGAACCTGGATGCAGACGAGGTGGAGGCTGCCAAGATCTTTCGTATCTTCTACCGTCCGCTGGACGAAATCACTTTTGGGCTCGGCCTGCGTGAGGCTAGTCGCTTCTATCTCCAGCAGCAGGAGGTAACCCAAAAAGCCCGGATCCTAACCGAGCTCCACCGGGCCAGTATGAGCATCACAGGAGAGATACAGCTGCACAAGCTGCTACACAAGCTCATGCGCCTGGTGGTAGAAAATGCCGATGCCCGCAAGGGTTATATCCTGATGGAGGACGCAGATGGACGAATATTCATAGAGGCAAGCGGCACCCCCACCGAACATGCTACCCAAACCGGGCGGGCGGAGATATCGGACTTCAGCCCGGTATGCCCTGCGGTGGTAGAATATGTTGTGCGCACGCGCGAGAACATTATCCTGCACGATGCTTTGAAGGAAGGTAACTTCCTCAGTCATCCCTACATACGAAAAAATCTCTGCCGAAGCATACTCTGCACGCCGCTGATTTATCAGGGCAAGCTCTATGGCATCCTCTACCTGGAAAACAGCGAGAAGACCCACGCCTTTAGTAACGAAAGCTTGGAACTACTCCGCCTGCTTACTGCCCCGGCCGCTATAGCCATACAGAATGCACAACTCTACTCCTACATGGAGGCTAAGGTGGAGGAGCGTACCCGCGAAGTAAAGGCACAGAAGGAGGAGATAGAGCGCAGCCACGAGTTGATTCGCCAGAAAAATGATGACATCATCTCCAGTATAAACTACGCACGGCGCATACAGGATGCTTTTTTGCCCAGCTTGGAGGGTATTAAAAAGACTTTCCCCCAGAGCTTGGTATACTATAAGCCCAAGGACATTGTATCCGGCGACTTCTACTGGTTTAGCCGCAGGCTCAGCAAGGCCATCATTGCTGCGGCAGACTGCACCGGCCACGGTATACCCGGGGCATTTATGACCATCATGGCCAACACCCTGCTGCGGCAGATTGTAGAGCTGGAGGGCATCTTCAAGCCCGATGAGATCCTGTACCACCTAAACCTGCGGGTGCGTGTAGCCCTACAGCAGGAGACGGAGAGCACTGAGGCCGGACGCAGAAAGAACCAGGATGGGCTGGATATTGCCCTGCTGCAGGTAGATACCAAGCGCGGCAAGCTACAATATGCCGGTGCCAACCGCCCCCTGCTGATTGTGCGCGCAAACGGCGAGATAGAGGAGATAAAGGGCGATAAACAGGGCATAGGCGGCTACCAGATCGAAGAGGTAGCGTCCTACACCACCCATACCCTTGAGATGGAAGCCGGAGACACGGTGTACATCTACAGCGATGGTTATCCGGACCAGATAGGCGAGGAGATCAACAAGCGATTTCAGGGCAAGCGATTTCAGACCTTCCTGCAGGAGATACACGATAAGGATATGGAGTACCAGCGGCTGCTGCTGGATGCTGAGCTGCGCCACTGGCGCGGGGATATGGAGCAGACGGATGACGTCGTGGTGATTGGCATCCGGTTTTAG